Proteins encoded in a region of the Flammeovirga yaeyamensis genome:
- a CDS encoding thymidine phosphorylase has product MRAVDIIIKKREDLELTSEELKEFLDGYLKGDVTDYQMSAFLMAVFLNGLSDNELKVLTETMRNSGDLIHLEGVTRFLIDKHSTGGVGDKTSIALAPLLSTFGIGTAKMSGKGLGHTGGTLDKFEAIPGFKFPESEAEMVNSIEHSGIGIMGQTDDIVPLDKKLYALRDVTGTVDSYPLIASSIMSKKLAVRSDGIILDVKVGDGAFMKTLENAQKLANIMRDIGTMFERKVHIVLSGMEQPLGNAIGNGLEVYEAVESLKGNGPKDFEELITTITGIALVQKGVVKTVEEGIEKAVAKLHSGEAVTALRDFVADCHGDASYIEQPEKFLTAQFKYELKADADGCISQLKAESVGTAGMLLGAGRETKEDVIDYAVGIVLEKKVGDIVSKGDTLAVLHYNKENDKFKQAVELLNSAYQISNDKVEQPKVILDIQ; this is encoded by the coding sequence ATGCGTGCAGTCGATATAATCATTAAAAAAAGAGAGGATTTAGAATTAACTTCTGAAGAATTAAAAGAATTTTTAGACGGTTACCTAAAAGGTGATGTAACCGATTATCAAATGTCGGCCTTTTTAATGGCTGTCTTTTTAAATGGACTTTCTGATAATGAATTAAAAGTTTTGACAGAGACTATGAGAAACTCTGGCGACTTGATTCACCTTGAGGGGGTCACTAGATTTCTTATCGATAAGCATAGTACTGGAGGTGTTGGCGATAAAACTAGTATTGCTCTTGCTCCCCTCTTATCCACTTTTGGTATTGGTACGGCAAAAATGTCCGGTAAAGGTCTTGGTCATACAGGAGGTACTTTAGATAAATTCGAAGCTATCCCTGGTTTTAAATTCCCAGAGTCTGAAGCAGAGATGGTCAATAGCATTGAGCATTCAGGCATTGGTATCATGGGACAGACAGATGATATTGTTCCTCTAGACAAAAAGCTTTATGCCTTGAGAGACGTGACGGGTACTGTAGATAGTTATCCTTTGATTGCCTCGAGTATTATGAGTAAAAAGCTTGCCGTTCGTTCTGATGGAATTATCCTTGATGTTAAAGTAGGCGACGGTGCTTTTATGAAAACATTGGAGAATGCTCAAAAGCTTGCGAACATCATGAGAGATATCGGAACAATGTTCGAGCGTAAAGTGCATATCGTACTTAGTGGTATGGAACAACCTTTAGGTAATGCTATTGGTAATGGACTTGAAGTCTACGAAGCGGTTGAATCTTTAAAAGGTAATGGTCCTAAAGACTTTGAAGAATTGATTACAACAATCACAGGTATCGCTCTTGTTCAAAAAGGAGTTGTTAAAACGGTTGAAGAAGGTATTGAAAAGGCTGTTGCTAAATTACACTCTGGTGAAGCGGTTACTGCCCTTAGAGACTTCGTTGCTGATTGTCATGGTGACGCCTCTTATATCGAGCAACCTGAGAAATTCTTAACTGCTCAATTCAAATATGAATTAAAAGCGGATGCAGATGGTTGCATTTCCCAATTAAAGGCAGAGTCTGTAGGTACAGCAGGTATGCTTTTAGGTGCAGGTAGAGAAACAAAAGAAGATGTTATCGATTATGCTGTTGGTATTGTTCTAGAAAAGAAAGTAGGTGATATTGTCTCTAAAGGAGATACTTTAGCCGTACTTCACTACAACAAGGAGAATGACAAATTCAAACAGGCAGTCGAATTATTGAATTCTGCTTATCAGATATCAAACGATAAGGTGGAACAGCCGAAAGTGATTCTAGACATTCAATAA
- the deoC gene encoding deoxyribose-phosphate aldolase, with protein MSIAKYVDHTILAANATASQIITLCEEAKEHNFFSVCVNTSYVPLAKEHTNGSDVAVCAVVGFPLGMMDTASKVFEAKTAVENGADEIDMVINVGKLKDGENDYVENEIRLIKEAIGSRVLKVIIETCYLTDEEKERASKLSVNANADFVKTSTGFGTGGAAYEDIQIMKDAVAGKAQLKASGGVRDYETAQKYIDMGVTRLGTSSGIKIIQGGTADEGSY; from the coding sequence ATGAGTATAGCTAAATACGTTGATCACACTATTCTTGCAGCGAACGCGACTGCATCTCAGATTATTACTCTTTGTGAAGAAGCGAAAGAACATAACTTTTTCTCAGTTTGTGTCAATACATCTTATGTGCCATTAGCAAAAGAACATACTAACGGTTCTGATGTTGCCGTATGTGCCGTAGTTGGTTTCCCATTAGGTATGATGGATACTGCTTCTAAAGTATTCGAAGCTAAAACAGCAGTTGAAAATGGTGCTGATGAAATCGACATGGTTATCAATGTGGGTAAATTGAAAGATGGCGAAAACGATTATGTGGAAAATGAAATCCGCTTAATCAAAGAAGCAATCGGTTCTAGAGTTTTGAAAGTGATTATCGAAACTTGTTACTTAACTGACGAGGAAAAAGAAAGAGCCTCAAAACTTTCTGTGAATGCTAATGCAGATTTCGTAAAGACTTCTACTGGTTTCGGTACTGGAGGAGCTGCTTACGAAGATATTCAAATCATGAAAGACGCTGTTGCTGGTAAAGCACAATTAAAAGCTTCTGGCGGTGTTCGTGATTATGAAACTGCTCAAAAATATATCGACATGGGTGTTACTCGTTTGGGTACATCTAGCGGAATTAAAATTATTCAAGGCGGTACAGCCGACGAAGGTAGCTACTAA